The DNA region ctTAATAGTAACAAGTATAACGCTTAAACATATTCATATGAGACCCCaagcttttttttaattttttaaaaatgtaactaCCGCGAGACATGCTAACAATATGGTCACGAATGTGTCATAAACTTcgaaaaaaattgtatttattgcaAAATTAGTGAAAAATTCGATAAACCCTGTTGCCAAGTCAAGGAAACTCCCGATGAGAAGAAACCTCAACAACAATGAAAAAGCCAGCGACTCAGAAGCGAAAAATCCGCGGGGCAGAGGCGAAGGATTTTAAAGCGAATTCAATTACTTTTTGTTGCTGCCGACGTCGCATCTTTTTTCTTTCCATTTTGTTTTGCATTTACTGGGAATTCGCAAATGAAGTtcgcttgaaaataaaatcACATGCAAAGCGGAGCAGTAAAGTGCCAAGAAACTGGAATGGGGATGGGGTGGAGACCGCTTCTCCCGCGGCTTCGGGTCTGGGGATCCTGAGAAAGTGtatttcattttgatatattttttcgCAGGAAAATTGAAATGAGATTTATTACGCTTTGGGCACTCGGATTCGTAATTTGCCCATTCATTGCTCTACGGGTAGGAAATGcgaaaaataaacaaacgCTTCTCATCAAGGCGATTCGGCACTCAAACtgacatacatatgtacatatatggaACTTTAATTAGCGTTTCCAGTAAAATCGCATGGGGCACGAGCTAAACAAAGTTCGAGACTGATTATATTCGACGGGTCGTCTTTTGGAGGCCTTAGAGATACAATATCTCCATTGACGCAGGAATCATTCTGTTTATATTACGCTTACGCTCGAATTTCTTATCTGGCCTCTCTCTCACTTTGTTATGACGAGCAGGTGGGAAAGAGAGGTTGTGATTATCTAGGCCCGAAAACGATAATAAcgaatataataatattaacatttaatgTGAAAAGAGGCGATTTCTTGGAAATTCGCACACTGCGAACGGGCTTCTCCATGATAAATCCATCGCACCACCACATACGGGTGGGAAAAATTCCTGGAAAATATGCACACGGTACTCACATGATGGTGAAGTCATGGAGTTCTTCTGTCTGTGTGCGGTTTTCTGATTAAACGAAAGCACTAACAAAATTCAACTTAATTCAGGTCCGCTCCAGGTCCGGGTTAGGctcaaatgattttttttttcgttttttgttcTGGCCAAAATAAAAAGATGGTTTCCCTAGATACTTTTGTGCCGCCGGGTTTGGGTTCCTTGAGTCTGGGTTGAGCTGAAGTTATGACCATGAGCTCACAGAACTTTTGTTAAGGAAAGTAACGGAACACGAACTATACACAttcatatgtatatatacatacatatatatgtgtatatatattacacGTGTGCGAGATTTGTTTTGGTAGCTTTATGATATCATAATCGTATTATCTTGAAAGTTGGCTCACAGATACGCTGAAATCGTGAATAACTTTGATAAAGGTTTTTGAACCTATCATAAAGATTAGTTTGCCTCGAAAAGGTTGTTATATGAATGGTAAATAatgttgtttatttaaaaGTCAGGGAGATTTCTAAGCAATAGAAATGGTAATAATGTAGATCTTAAATCTTTGGGATTAAAGTGTGGTTACTTAAGCAAAAGTCTGAGAAAAAGTATCAAAGAATTTAAGATAATGTTGTTTTAATCCTCAAGATACACAGTTTAGAATTTCTTTAGTTGCAAAGTACACTTATTCACTTTTTATTTATCACCAAAATTATTGTTGGGGTAGGTTTATCACTAAAAACGTGACTGTGTTTCTTGTACTATTTTCAAAccatcaattttaattaaaagtattAATGTTCTACCTGCTTTTAGCTTCGAGCTGATTTCTTAACTGAACTATCGAGCAGGTAACGTGTCATTTTATTCACCGACACGGCAGCTAACAATGGGTCGTAAACGTGATTgattaaatagttttaaatttagCGATTACGAAATCAGCTATCTGAAGAACTGAATCGACCTTTGCGAGAACGTAGTCAGTCCGACAATCTCGGGGAGATTACACAAGGCTCTGTACAAATTCATTGATAAATTACTACGAACCGCAAAATCAACACTAGACATACACACACCTTTGTACACAACCCAACACCCACTCACATGCACACTCGCTTATCAACAGAAACGTTTGCAAAGTTGAAACGAAACAAAATTCTTAGAACAATCAAAAGCATTTCGTTGGCTTTTCCAGGGAAAAGCAAATATGTATGTAGGTAACCATGGGGCGATTGGGCGATGGGGTGGTGGGTGGGTGTGGGTGGTGAGGGGGTGGCAGGCTGACATGCGCTGAGATAACGATAAAGACGAGgacaaaaacaacaactgtGGGGTAAGGTCAAGTCGATATACATACGTACAATATCGTTATTATTGGCCATAACAAACAAACATGCTGCTAGTGTTACCGCTCAGGGACTTCAGATTTCATATTTCGAAACGCGGGCACAAACAGAGAATTTACATAAGCCCCACTTGAACTGGTTTTTGAGTTTAAGTTGCTTTGCTTATAAACAATATTTGGCTCAGCTTTATGTGGTAGGCAAACTTCCAAATGGGTTCACTAtggaaattcaaaaacaatagatcatataatcaaaaaaaaattccatttTGATGGAATATTCGTGTAACTCTAGTTGTAGTTACTAAAATATTCATATCCCATTatcatatattaaaaatttatgattttataattatacTTTGATTATAAAACACCTTGTAAAgctattttttaataaagttaGATGGAATTTTTTTATGAGCTTTGTGCCGGAAATACCTTATAGATTTTCTGTATAGCCTTGCCAAATTGCAATGTAATTTCATGAGATTCTATATAATTGGTTTTCAATAGAAACACAGTTAAGTCAGAAAAATGCTTTCAGCAAtggaattgtgtttagtgtaACTAAGATTATATATGGATTAAATTCTGGGGAAACCGAAGTGCTTAAGTACATGTACAAACTTATGGCAGCACTTTTGTGGCTTTATTTAGTAACGTAAATAACAACATGTGTGCCTGTGTTTTTCCGGTAATTGCAGTTCTCTATAAAACATCTCTATATTGGTACCCCCCCTGGTTTTCCTCTGTGAACCCACTCGAGATACACTCACACACTGACAATTGAGTGTTTTGCCCACATTTCACTTTTGGCATTGCGTTTCAATTGAACAAATTCACGCGAACAATTAACAATAAACGAACAAAATCAAATTTCCAACGAAAAATCTCgtctaaaaaaataaagaaaaacaaacaatgGGATGAAAAAGGGagaaagggggtgggggtgaaAGCAGGAGGGCAATAATCTACCTATGATATAGTGATAGAGAGGGATATATAAagcagagagagagagagggataGGCGGTATTGTTGCTGGGCAGACAATTTGGCATTTTTTCGCAAGATCGCTTTCTCACTCACTCTTAAATGGCAGCCATCTCGCTCTAACTTTATACTGCACTTATCCCCTGTTCGAGAAACCATTTCACATGAAaagctattaaaaaaaattgaaaacgcTCTCAAGTTTAATACGAAAATTCAAGGAAATGAGCGGAAGAGGATGGTAAAAGCGGCTTCTACCAAGAATAATCAAAAAGtgcacacacacaacacacacacacacacagcgaGAGGAACGAACGCAGACAACAACAATTTGACGCATTACAAACGAAGTTAATAACACCTTTTCTTATGAAGGGTACAACAACGGCGCGATGTTCCCATGTTCCCCTACCATTCTTCCTCTCTTTTAGCCACTTCCCTCTCCTCAACCGTTTGTTGTTGTACGGCTTCGGCCGAATTCAGCGGCTACACCTTTACATTTATACACCTTTAGCAAGAAGCCATGGCCAACAACAGAGgtccaacaacaacaacgacggaGATATGGTATGGGCCATAACAGCAGCAACCGGGTCTCGATATTAGTATTGGTGCGGCCCAGAGAACAGTGCAAGTACAGTGAAGACTGGGTGAAGAAGGAAGAACTATCTTAAAGTGTCACTAATATAAAGGTTTAATTTTGGCTTCTAGTCTACCTATCATATCTCTTAGCACCATCTCCAGATAAAAAGGGATTCCAATTTTAGGAAATCGTGTTATACATATAACACGGACTACTCCTGGGGTTACttcgttttaaaaataagatacataagattaatttgattttattttttaagtaggGATCTGGTTATCTAACATACGGTTTACGACAAAGAGTTGGAGTTTAGTTAATACTTTTGGCTCAACATGATGGTAAGGAAACTACTCTAGGTATTGCCTATAGTACTCGTTGTTCACagcaaaaaaatttcaaagatACAAGTATTTTTTTGGGGCTTTTTTCGTTTAAAACACCAATGAATCTACTTTTTGTTcgttttttgttatttttatattaaatatatggTTTTAGCAtacacaaaataaatataataatcaatatgttacttaaatgttaaaaaaaaactgaatttgTTTATGAATCACCAAGCAACAAATACTTTTGTGAGTGACTGTGTATAAATCTGGGACTATTTGTAGCCTTAAGATAGGCAGGGCTTTTTCAAAGAAaggtttaaaaaatatatttctaaattagtctttttttttctagtaaaaaataaatgctttCAGTTAAGATACATATATTCTACCAAACTATATGAAATGTAAGAAAAAGTTAGAAAAGCTATTGAGTTCTCTAGCGGAAATTCCCAACATGGGTTAATCGATACAAGTTGTGACAGCTCATGTTATCAGTGATATTTGATATGGTCATGTTTGTCGTGGGAAAACACCTAGTGGAATGCGGTTGTATATGTTTTCTTTAAGAGCATGACTTTAGCGAGGCTTCACTGTATCCGCATCTGCTCGTGCGCTCGCATCTGCATCTGTGTTTGTATCTCGGATCTGTCCGTGTGTCTCGGTTTTCGAGCCTGTGTGAGGGCCAGCTTCATTTCAGCTTGGCTTGCGGTGTTAAATGTTTGCAGCAGCATTTTTCATTCAATAGCCCGACcgaacaaaaacaacaacagcagctgcCAACATCatcaagcacacacacacacacgggcGCACGAACCacgctgtgtgtgtgtgtgtttggctGGCCTGTGTATCTGTGAGAGTGCGAGTACGAGTATCTTTGTATCTGCTGGTTCGCTTTGGCTGTCTGTCACTTCTCAGAAATCGGTCTAAATTAGAAAATGCGTTTCTGGGAATTTCGTATCGCTCTTTCGGGCCCACAGAGCTCGGGCgaacatataaatatatatattgtaaatatatattatagcaGTGTAGACGACAATTCCCCTTACTCCCAGTTCGCGGAAAATATGCCTTTCCCCCAGTGAATTTATCAATGGCATTTGCAAATATTATATAGCGAATGGCAACTATTTTCTTTTGTAATTTATGCAAACAGCAAGCGTTTCGTGGAATTCCGCTTACCACAAAGTGATAAATATTTCTGGATTTCTTCAATTTACCTCTCTTTTGATTTGTTGGCTATTTTCGGTGTGCTGGTTACTTTTGGCTAGTTGGCAATTTGGTTAAACCGTAGTTTAAGCATATTTTAGTTTTGCTTTCACAggtttttttctttatttttcgaCGTTATCTCTCTTTTAGGtgacactcacacacacacactcgcacacaccaATTGCACTTTTCGATCTGCGAAAGCACTGAACCGATTTTCCGCTCGATGGTGTGCAATTCCGTCAATTTGTGCAATTTCTCTCGacgaaacgaaaacgaaacaCGCACGAATACGAAGAAGTATCTCTTCCCCGAaaagtatctgtatctttcGCCTTGCGTCCGCTTCGTTCCGTTTCTTCAGTGTGACTGCCGACGGAATTCGAATCGATACTGCGACCCATTAAAAATGCACTAAATGGGGACTGAATTAAGAAGACTAGCGGGTGGAAAACTCGGCTAAGCGAGCTAACGGTGTCTCCGAAAATGGTGGTGGTACTGGGTTCGCAACATCGCAATCGATTAGGAGAACCGGGATCCATTCTCAATGTGCATGatataaactttatttttgttttacaaCGATCCAAAGAATTATTATTGCCACAGAGATGATTTAGTCGATAATATCGACGCCTTAACACATTTTCCAACACTGGTATTACGTGTTGGGAACTTCCTTACTTTATTGGGGAAAAAAAACCTGTtggtaattttaattataaattaattatattatattattatatatatttataatttcattccctaatattctacattaaaataataatattaagaGAAGGTCAAAATTGTAGACCATTCTCATGTCAGATTTTTTCatatttccaatggcttttAGAATAGGAGCCCAAAACTGTACTTCTATATTCCATAACGTGAGTTATAGGATCCCGATTTTCATGtgtgatacctctatgagtttgtggttgaaatctcttatattctacatttaaatatttcattttcaaGAGGATCAAAATTTTAGCCCGTtctcatgtccgatttttccgtacttccagaatgggaaccccaAACTGCACTTTTAAAATCCATAACTTTAGTAATTTGATTCCGATTTTCACGTGgaatacctctatgagtttatGGTTAAATTCTCTTATATTctacattgaaatatttaaattacaaGAGGGTCAAAACTTTGACCCATTTTTATGTTCGATTTTTCAATATTTCCAATGGTTTTTAGAATGACAACTGAAAACTGCAATTCTAAATCTCGCAACTTGGGTTATTGGTCCGATTTTGATGTGGGAagcctctatgaatttgtggttaaATTCCCTCATGTTCtagattaaaatatttattttaaaagagggcAAACTTTTAGTCCATTCTCATGTACGattttttcgtatttccaatggctttcagaatgggaaaccaaaactgcacttcccgGTTACaatgtgggatacctctatgagtttgtggttgaaatctctaatattctacatttaaaactaattccTAGGTATTTGAATCCCGTTTTAATTAAGTTAGTGGttgaattttataatattttatattaaagtttttctttttaacgACCAGTTAAATAAGTTATAAAATCCGTCAACACCATGCCACCTTTGTGGTGCTAccaacagcaaaaacaacaactacCTGATCAGCTCCAACCATCCCCCGGGCAGTAAAGGATATGGCAGAATCAAATCAACCACCTGCCAATTCTTTAAAGTATTCATTTTAGTTTCAATGGCTATATATGCGCCCCCTTTTCcacaatttttgtttgaaaatatttttacttaaGTGGATTCCCAAAAGTATTCTTGAGCAcaacacaataaaaatgagtacAGAACCCTAAAACACCGATTTGATGCCCACAAACTGAAAAGCAAAGGAGaccaaattttcaaagtcCTGTTTTTGGAATAACTTTTGAACGGATCCTCCGATTTTTAGGCATGGTAATATAAGTCGTTACCCGTTCTTACTCGTCGGAAAATATGTTACAgttagaaggaagcgtttccgtctcttaaaagtatataaattctcAGGATCCAAATCGATCAAACCATGATCTTGGGATCTTTGGGATAAAGCATACCGAGGGCTTTCCTTTTAAGTTTAGGAACAGGTTTTGAAGTAgaaatttgtttattaacaacTTTTGAAAACAATAAGCCATCAACTCAATTTATATCACAAAGGTTAACTAACCCCAACTCCTTAATAGTCTCCGAAGACGCCAAGGGATTCGGCTCGCTGCAGGGCCCACTTCTGGTGGTCATTCAAAAACTTCTGCGAAAAAATGGCGTCCATCTTGCGCTGCTTGAAGGCCTCGTCCTGCATGTTCTCAATGCTGTTGTCCTGGGCCAGTTCCTTGGGCATGGTGATCATGGGCAGAAAGGCGAACAAGCCGAAGAGCCCGTAGGTTTCGCGGCTGCGCAGTTCGTATTGCAGGTCCTCGAAGGTGGGAATGTCCTCGAAGCGGGCGTACTCCAGAGCGTCCTTGAAGGCGGCGTAGTAAACCTTAATGAGATCGTCGCGGCGCTCCTTTAGCAACTCCAACTTAATGCTAGTGTTTAGGAAGAAGTTGAGATCGCATGCTGGACTACCGTAAAAGCTCAGCTGGAAGTCCACAAAGATAGCACGTGTGGGAACCGCAGGCTCCAAAACCTTCTCATAGGCGTACATAAAGTTGTTGGTCCACATGTCACCGTGGTTGAGCACCACATATCGATCCCCCTTCTTTGGCTTGGCTGCAGCCACGCAAACGGACCGAAAGTTATCCAAAAGACGCTGAAGATTCTTGCTTATCTTCTCAAAACCGGACCAACCAGTGGTGCTTTTGATGAGACCCTTGAGAAAACCTCCAAACATTTCCTCAAAGGTATCGCTTTTCATTAGAGTCTCTTTGCTGAGCATGCCTCGGGTGTACTGCTTTACAATGGCCGGATCCTGTGAgatcaacaaaaaaagaacTCAGGATGGTATATCAGGCTATTCCCCATTATTGTCATCCCTACCTTCTTGGCGAGAACCATGGATGTGGCATGGAACTTTCCCAGCTGCTGAAGAATCAGGGAGGCGTGGTTCCAGTCGAGACCTGCCTCTCGAGAGGCCACCTTGTAACCCTCCACTTTGAGGTCGCTGAAGACTATTGTCTGAACTGGAGTCTTCACAGAGTGATAGTATCTGAGGTATGATATGATAAATATGATAGGAGTTTTATAAGAAGCTTTCACCCACTTACTTAGCACCAAATGTGTCGCCACGACTCAGGATATCCAAACGGGGCAAGATATCGGTGTAGGTCTGCTTCTCTTTGATAAACACATTGACGTCCTCCAGAAACTGGGTGGCTTCACTTATCGGAATGGTCTTTACAATCACCGAGAGTACCTCTGTTGCCGCGGATTCCTTTCCATCGAGCCATTTTGCGAACTTGAGTCCAACCCGGTAGATAGCCGAGCAGTAGTTGTCCCCCGGATTGCTGCCCCACTCAAAGTTGACTTCCTTCAGAGTCACCTTCGACTCCCTCAGACCCTCTTCGAGGGTATCCGTGAAAAACTGCTCGTTCAGATACTCTGGCACCGAGATCTTCTGTTCGTTTTTTATAACCACcatttttcttgttttattatcCGTGCGACCCTATACCGCTTGCGTTCCGGAGAAAACTAATTTAACGGCGGTGTAGAACTTAGCCTTTTATATTTGTTCGAGATAGTGTTTGTCTTCTGGGGAACATTTCTACGACAATGCCAAGCTTTTAAAACGACCGTGTGGTCGTTGAAAAGTACCGTGGTTCTGTTTGATTAGAATTTCCTTGAGTCTAACATATGAATTTTTATTAGATgctacattaaaaaatattttaagttgcTAATATTCACCGCTCttgtttcttaaaattttaaggaTCTCTCTTTTAAAATCTCTAACAAACAAAAAGTAACCCAAAAGCAATTGCTGTTAGATTTTTTTCCGACTTTTAGCTAGTTACACACTTTTTTGCACAATACACAAGAAGTCTTTTAACAATTTCTTAGGTAATGGTCTACATGTATAAGATATACCCCATAAATCGCAAAAAATACCATTGATGTACTCGCCAAGTGATGCTTTCTCCCTTCCATCTGttacacaatttttaagaaatacattttatCCTTTGGTTTtacgagtaatgggtatacAATTCTAGAGCTGTCTGGACTGATTtaggtatttataatttattttataattgaattttttcaatatgtgtttattttttaagataaAAGGTAAACAAATAATCGAAACGTAGAAAATCGAGTGTGTCCCACAGTTTTATCGTAGGCGAGAAGCTTTCTCAAGCTGAAAATCTCAGCCAAGTGTCGCCCCATCGACTTCTGCATTGTCATCCGCATCTAGGTTTTTTTATGGAGATTCACATGCTGTTGGTTTGATGAACCAATAATAAGTTTCGGGCTCTTGCCTGCATTTTTATTGTGATCTAGCAAACCTGTTAGCCGAAGTCATTCGACCACGTCATAGGGGTTCTCTCAAAAGTTTTGATAGTTGATAAGGCGTCTTCATAACAGGTGTTGCTTCGCGTGTGGAACACCGCCTGTCATTGTCAACAGATTTGGTATTTGCTCTACCTATTATTAACTCTATAcgtacaatttattttatggcTCTTCGGAAAATTGCCACCCAAAACTTACGAGACAATTTAAACCTTTCTCTGGATGGGAAACGAATACAGCCGAGATCAAAAACATGCAAATTTAGCTGACCAAAGACATAGTTGACATAGTAATTAAAATCCCACCCATTACGTTATTAGCATTGCGTTTTTTTCTTATCACACTCGGGAGTGctttattttttcttatcaAACCCGGCAGTTTCGGAGTGGCAACTAGACAATCGAGGTATTATGTACTACACAAAAACGGATTCAGATCGGTTAAAAATCAAGTTTAATTCTAATGATCAGACCGTTTGAACCGAAGATAGCATTTTTAAACTAACTACTTAGTGCGACCTAAGCAGCAAACTGAAATTTTAAACGCAATTATCTCGGAACACTGTTTTTCGGAAAACGATTCCGGGCAAAATATAACTCCTCTCGCTTAAATTCTAAATGTCTACTCATAAAAAAGAATATCTTACCATTTCTATTTTTTCCtgtagtttaatttttttggaggcaaacaatttttttggaTCCTTAAAAAgatacacagagaaaactatctaagaacattgttcttgaattgagaacattgttcttgaattgagaacattccttcttgaattgagaacattgttcttgaattgagaacattgttcttaaaaatcgtgtaagtacattttggtatcaatataagaacgaaatggtgagaagagaaaagttaaattgagtttatttaacaactttttgataagtatacactaaggactgaactaatagtttatttgtacatTCAAAGTACTTAgataccgccaattcaacttgattcgaggaaaataaaaacattttcatcttaaaaatgtcgttctatttttattaaaaattttttaagaacattttcaactcagatgagaacgtcagaattttctctgtgtacttATTTTGTTCAAATTGTCGCCATTTCCACTGCAATACAATTTTGAGAACCTCTTTTGTTCACCGACAAGATAATTCAATATGCTTAGAAAAGGCTTCTGCATAATATAAAATACTTTAactacttttttaaaatatattttagaaattaaaaaaaatgccCCTGTGTGAAATATTATTCTATGGTTTTGATTGAGTAAAAAAGAGTGATCAAGAGTACTCATTCTTTCTACAAGCGGTGGCATTAAATAATACCACCTTCATAAGAGCATTAAAAGTTCTCTTAAGGCTTATCAAAAAAGCTCAAAAACAACAGAGAGAGATCGTCACACCAAAACAGTCTGGTAATTCTCTCCAACATGGCAACAGCAAAACAGCTGACGAAAATCACAGATATAGCCGATCTGAAAGATTTGCAAAAGTTGTATCTGAAAGATTGGTCCAGCCACTGTGTTGCATATTTCTGGCTGGATAACTATTTGAGGTGGTTGCATCAAAACCCCAGTTTAGAACACCTCAACTTCTATACTTTGGATAATGACTGGAAAAGGGATGGGCTGTTTATACTGGTAGTATGTGCATCTTATCTACACAAAGCGTTGATATATGTATTTCATTGATAATTTTCCTTTCTAGCATCGCTATCAGTTATTCTTCAGCAACATAAGTAAACAAAAAACCGAATTGAAACTGGCGCTGAAATTGTTGGATTGGTCGGGAGGTTTCAAAGTCAGTGCTATTCAAGAAGCCCATCATGAAATCTACAAAGAGCTTGTGGCGGAACTCAATCTTAACATGGATCGTGAAATGAATACCATTATGTTTAGTTTAAACTGCCAGGAGGCTGAACAACTAGGGGAGATCAAGTGTCCCGAGGGTTATTATCTAGATAAAGTGCGATTGGAACATGCAGACCTTATAAACGATCTGTGGTCAGCTCGTCATCCCGGTTCCCTAAAACTTATTCAGATGCTAATCACATATAACACCAATGTGGGATTGTATGAGAAGGAGTCGGGTTCGTTGTGTGCCTGGTGCTTGAGGTAGGACATGGTACTTTGATTTAGCAATTCAGATGCAATATTTACTACTGTTTTACAGGCTA from Drosophila subpulchrella strain 33 F10 #4 breed RU33 chromosome 2L, RU_Dsub_v1.1 Primary Assembly, whole genome shotgun sequence includes:
- the LOC119546702 gene encoding uncharacterized protein LOC119546702, with protein sequence MVVIKNEQKISVPEYLNEQFFTDTLEEGLRESKVTLKEVNFEWGSNPGDNYCSAIYRVGLKFAKWLDGKESAATEVLSVIVKTIPISEATQFLEDVNVFIKEKQTYTDILPRLDILSRGDTFGAKYYHSVKTPVQTIVFSDLKVEGYKVASREAGLDWNHASLILQQLGKFHATSMVLAKKDPAIVKQYTRGMLSKETLMKSDTFEEMFGGFLKGLIKSTTGWSGFEKISKNLQRLLDNFRSVCVAAAKPKKGDRYVVLNHGDMWTNNFMYAYEKVLEPAVPTRAIFVDFQLSFYGSPACDLNFFLNTSIKLELLKERRDDLIKVYYAAFKDALEYARFEDIPTFEDLQYELRSRETYGLFGLFAFLPMITMPKELAQDNSIENMQDEAFKQRKMDAIFSQKFLNDHQKWALQRAESLGVFGDY
- the LOC119547006 gene encoding uncharacterized protein LOC119547006 isoform X2; the encoded protein is MATAKQLTKITDIADLKDLQKLYLKDWSSHCVAYFWLDNYLRWLHQNPSLEHLNFYTLDNDWKRDGLFILHRYQLFFSNISKQKTELKLALKLLDWSGGFKVSAIQEAHHEIYKELVAELNLNMDREMNTIMFSLNCQEAEQLGEIKCPEGYYLDKVRLEHADLINDLWSARHPGSLKLIQMLITYNTNVGLYEKESGSLCAWCLRLQSGFLGALEVIQSHQRRGLGLVVAAAISKAIATDLQQDITALVNMNNNAARRVFEKLNFKLLRGEHYYWSMIRPNGGGQISWPSNE
- the LOC119547006 gene encoding uncharacterized protein LOC119547006 isoform X1, whose amino-acid sequence is MATAKQLTKITDIADLKDLQKLYLKDWSSHCVAYFWLDNYLRWLHQNPSLEHLNFYTLDNDWKRDGLFILVHRYQLFFSNISKQKTELKLALKLLDWSGGFKVSAIQEAHHEIYKELVAELNLNMDREMNTIMFSLNCQEAEQLGEIKCPEGYYLDKVRLEHADLINDLWSARHPGSLKLIQMLITYNTNVGLYEKESGSLCAWCLRLQSGFLGALEVIQSHQRRGLGLVVAAAISKAIATDLQQDITALVNMNNNAARRVFEKLNFKLLRGEHYYWSMIRPNGGGQISWPSNE